The DNA segment gtcagtCTAGGATATTACATGTTGGTTTAAGAGggagaaaattaatttgaactaTTTTAGTCtaaggctgcaatataacaaaatgtgaaaaaagtggagGGGCCTGAATACGTTCTGAAGGGGCTACACATATGTCAGAAGTCGTTGAACCTcacttcatttttgatttatcCAAGTCACATAGTCTTATTTGTATCCTATGATGTATCCTAAAACCAAAGCCTGCTTGAAAGCATTCATAGCAGAAAGACCAGCTGCATCTTCATACTGGGGCAATTTGGGGGTGAATTAATTGAGCTCAAACCATTGACATGTGAGAGGAGGCTCTAGTGACTACAAGGAGaacttattatgattattattattgtaattattatgattattattcttcttcatcatcttttccCTCTTCTGTGTGGGGTAGAagtgcctgatcaaccttctccaaacagctcattCCTGCACCTCCtaaccagtcaagcccttttccttcagatctccgttaactttatccatccacctccactgtgttctccctcattttctcttccGCTGGACTTCCATTCTCAtccctcttttgcccacatattcattgtctctcctcatcacatgtcctactttcctgtactttcttagatttctctgCCACTtgaacctctgattgtctcatttcttattctgtcctttttttgtatcTTCATACTTTGATcttcacattctcatttctgcaacatccctttactgtccatgtctgAGCTCCATACCTCATtgttggtcttaccactgtcttaaaaacctcacctttaaccttctccttaattcttcaatcacacaatcctcctgatgccttcttccaattgttccttccacactgcactctgtgggtcaGCTCTACATCTAATTTTCAATCTTTGCCTACCACTGATCTGAGATATTTAACTTCTTACAAACAGAGGGCATTTTTCAACAATTTCCACCTGAAGCACTATAATAAAGCCGTATTATGCAATAGATAAAGGAAGGACAGTCATTTTTTCACTAACACTTGACATATAACTTCTCAAATTTCATAGAAATTGTGTCTGTGTCAAATTTCAATATTTCTTTGCTCAAAAACCGAtgccaaaatagcaaaaaaaacatttatgaacACTGATTTTTCCAAACTTCTGTTATAAAATGCAGTATATTTCAGGTTAAAGTAATATCAGGAGAGTGTTTTCACATTTGAGGTACTTCCGGACATGTCAGCTGTTCCTGTGAAAAGTTTCATGTTGATATCACAATGAAATAAATAGTTACAGCACTTGGCACCATGGGCTCCCCTCCCACTTCCAGAACAGgggttaaaaatataaatataaataatataaaatgtatatacgagaaacgttcaaaaagtttccacacttttatattttcatcggAAActgtgaaggcaggaggagtagtaattggtcgtgtctgagagtgtcatgtgactgggaaaattgcatcgcaaaggaatgTGACCacatagaaaagtgatgtcatttgtttttgaaattcttaataaatagagttaaaaaaaaagtgcagaaacattttgaacgtccctcataatataatataaagtaaaatgtctacacgtggaagtgtgtgagtctgtctgtctgaaccggaagtgcgaggctacagcatgggCTGCCTTGCCGGCACTTTGAGAttcaagttaacgagtcagaagaagaaagacgtacgaggctacagcatgaaaatgaaagaaagtgactatgtcgccaaagtgaaacagcTAAGGAAAGACAAATGAGGGAGAAACTctcttagccactgatagacaagggtgGCGAGTatgtccacaaaacgaaaccggcgactctgcatttcaattttttttcctgatgatttGAATAGTTTCTAAGAGCCCAGGCTtgttacagcacaggcttacacagccagtataaaatatttgtataaaatataaatatattctcatatacacacacacacaaatatatttgtcatatatacacacacacacaccccacaaaatttaaaaaaaatcaatttttcatttattttgttcatctttagcacctttcttttttttcaaatgtgcgCATGTTATACATCATTGGAAATGTCTCAGCTGTTAAATGGTATAAAGCTTGTGATGGCACCACCCACTGAGGCAAAGTTGGTTTTATTCAGCAGAAAATTCTGtaaattttgatatatatcaagtCTATATTTGCTGTTGCTTCGAAAAGTTTTATGCGACAATGCATGAAAATTccttttcttcactttttatAATAGATCTGCCTGCAGGTTGATTTCTGAATCCAGTtcgtcattaacactagaattaccaaagcctatgaaaaaacttgtaaatccggcccaccttaaatcccttcgcacctctccatcagcgtcttttgtcttgtaaatgtgccgatcaagacaagcagcaagaagCCTACTATACCATcgccccaccgccgcagaatgggcacaaagttTTCCCAGTTCCAGCattcattatctgggagtgaagtgctggagttttagagtgaaaataatagattgttatttggaacacatgcatttcatgtgtgttcagtttctacaataatctgtgtaaacacattgtttaaacagaaacttttttcatattttagtaataaatgacaaaatgtagacataaactgtgtaatatgtgaagcctgaagtccaaagatgaaataaactctttcacaaaaggttcagggATAatgcaacagcttctgtggcgcagtggtaagaattgcggacttgtaatcaagagtccctggttcgatcctgacagcctcctatatttaccgatttgagtagtgagctgctcttattgttaatattatacaataaacaaatacatttagttacctttttttcacttttattctctcactcacaatCACGATatatactaccgccccccccaccagatctgacgctgttagtttttatttgaaactgggaataactgtagatgtgagtggtgttttgagacaattaaACTGGAAATTCtatgatctggatggataaaagctgacacacaaactctGGTATCTCAATGTCGCttgaatttatttattcaatttttttgagtattcctgcttacgctgaattagtatgcaccttatggtccattatgccaaagccgcactgacaaaaaacagagacataagtatatatgatatttggaattattcattttatgacctgtatatattacatttcagaaaacattgtgacactgatgcaacattattcatattattcatattcattcgcataacatcttgcagttgtaatcactgaacgcgtgtttttttttttttttctgattttgcccAGTCTCcatattttggtgcatggtggtgtttcttttgtactccaggacatgcagaggaaagaatagtacagagaggtcagttcagcgctatatacaatcatcaaattcaaatgttaacagttcacacaaacccaaggaccgtccttcctacatttacgacatgtgtacctgttgcattgTACACACGTCTCTCTACACTGTGGTCACTATTACAGAGAAAAGGTTGGGGGAAGtggtggtcttggaacagaagcttgctgatgttgcatcctctttttctttatccattgacttttcttgtaagaagcaatgatgaagctcctctgcaaggtgagccatgaacgctcttcttttctcagtggaccccatacAAGCCTTGTATAGttcatgtgcgttgatcgcttacaggtcaagcttgttacaacacaagcaaccagccacccgcatgctcctgctcgcactgaataaactcacgccttctggtgcacaatgtcaaTGCAGaaccagagaaaaaaagaaaaagaaaaatgtattttttattgataAGGCAGCTCATCCTATCATCAAACCAGGGGTCTGGGTGTTAAAACTTGAAGTATTAGCTATATTCTGATAGTACTCGTAgaaacttgttaaaaaaataaaacaacttagtTTTCCCCCTCTCTCATTTCTTTACGCAGGAGCAAAACTCTGGACATGAACCTCAGCTCTGAGTCTTTGGTTGAGTTCATTCTGCACTGTGAAATTGACGCCCAGAAGAAAAGCTACACGACTCCCATCTTGATGATGATCTATTTGGTGACGCTTTTTGGAAACTTCCTCGTAATCCTCGTCATCTTAACAAATCATCATTTgcaaaagccaatgtatatttgTATTGCCACTCTTGCCGTAATTGACCTGCTAAACAGTACCAACCTCATTCCCAAGATTGTTGCCGTTCTTTTAGACTCGGTCACTATCACATACGGAGCCTGCTTTGTTCAGATGCTCTTGGTGTTGTATTTGGAAGGCGTGGAATCGCTTCTCTTGACTCTCATGGCATGTGACCGCTTTGTAGCTGTTGTGTTTCCACTTCGATATCCATCACTTGTTACGAATAAAGTAATCAGGAATGTGATCATCTTTCTGCATTTTGTTATGGTCATATTTGTTATGCCATATATCATTTACATGATGGACCTTGCTTTTTGTAAATCTAAtgttttgaattattgtttttgtgaCTATATCACAATGGTGAAAATAGCTTGCAATGAAGATCCCAAATATCTGATTATTTTGCCCATCACTTGCATTATTTTGGGCGTTTGCCCTTTTGCATTCATTGTACTGTCTTACATGATCATTGCTTATGCTGCTTTGAAAATATCATCCGTTGATGGAAAGAGAAAAGCATTTAATACAATTTCAACTCACTTGCTTGTAGTGGGACTATTCCATGTGCCACTCTTAACCTCTTATATCCTGACTGGAACAGGGGTTAAGCTCTCTACTGAAGCCTATAACACCATGGTCATTGTAGGCAATATTGTCCCCCCAATGTTGAACCCATTAATATACAGCTTCAgaaataaagagataaaaaacagcatttacagattttttaaagGCACTAAAACCACCCCTGAAATCAATCATCATTAGTAAGGTAACCTTTAATGTCCCCATCTGTGAATTAGGGAGGGTCAGGAGAGTGATCTGTCTGTGTGAAAGTGGCACATCTCTTTATGCAAAATTATATAatgaaaatcaaatgagttcattTAACATTGTTATACTGCAAATAATGGAAAATgtccaaaagttaaaaaaacttaTATATGAATGTACATGGATTAATGGTTAAAATTATTGGGTAACTTATTAGCCCATATACCAATAAGGTATATTGTATACTTGTCTCtttttgtgatagatagatagatagatagatagatagatagatagatagatagatagatagatagatagatagatagatagatagatagatagatagatagatgtgaaatgcactatataatagatagatagatagatagatagatgtgaaatgcactatataatagatagatagatagatagatagatagatagatagatagatagatagatagatagatagatagatagatagatagatagatgtgaaatgcactatataatagatagatagatagatagatagatagatagatagatagatgtgaaaggcactatataatagatagatggaacaTGCTGACAGATGTTTGTTCCTTTCACAACTCCCCTGGTTGAAGTTACCACCATTCTAGGGTCAGAATAAATTCATCACTGTGGCTGATGTGTTGTAAATTTCAAAAGGTTTAAGTCATTAATAAATCACACAACTACTGTATGGAGTTGAGTTGtataacttattttaattttaggattttattcttgtgctttgatgttttgaAATCATTATAGACGgtatttcatgattttaaactGTCTGTTATACTGAtagttctgttattttatttttttttacttaaaaggaGAAGTATTTAAACAAAGAAAGAGGAAACATTAGCCAAGAGAAGACAGAGAAGTTAAAGTATAAAAATTGAGACTTTCCTCAGCCAAAGGGCAGTCTAGAAAGATGAAAGGTCAAGGCTGTAATTCTCTGGACTTTCcacaaaagtaaaagtgaagcCCTCAAACCGTTGGTTTTCTTTGTGCAAAATGACAGAGAGAAtatgagaaatttgacaaacgagaggagaccactcaaaCTCcgtgtcccagtatctcatccagatatttcttaaaggttgccAAAGTTTCTggttcaactccatgtcttgatAGTTTGtaccagattcccacaacttaTTCCACAACTAagttcttcctggcttcagtccaaaatacacttccccttaatttccgaAGGGGCTAAGGTTGTTTATGTTAGCTAATTGTTCCCAACCTTTTCTGCACCCAGTGCCCCATAAATTTCTGTTTGCAtcccctacaaaagtaatatcacatttgaagatgaagaaatcaaattttgaacttttaaaccaCAAATTACACCATATACAGTACTGCAGGTGaacaaattaaactaaaacaaaagcaaCTCTTAAAtcagtgcataaaatttaaaGATTAATTCAATAAtgtacctttataaatctcaataatcttgaaAATGTGTTCCAGATGAAACTTAGACACATGATTGACGATCTGGAGGTTGGAGATATCCCATGAAGCATCAAGTGCCATGAGAAAATGACACACAATCAATGATCAAGGGGTTTAGGAGATTGGAGACCCTCGTGAAGCAATGGATGCCTGCGCATCCCTATGCAATGAAACGGTTAATGTGCTTTGTCCCCCTATAAAGCCTTCACTGCAGTTCATAAGCAGATGCACTACTGCCAGAACCACCCACAGGAGAGGTGtgctgagtgtaagcagcaggtgttgcacccaattcagtcccccttgtcaatcaaacctcaaaatcagtgacacttcacaatcagggcttgcacagaactCAATACTAGACCTCATTCTTCTCTACGGCTCATaacaaggtccaaattccattct comes from the Erpetoichthys calabaricus chromosome 4, fErpCal1.3, whole genome shotgun sequence genome and includes:
- the LOC127527363 gene encoding olfactory receptor 1-like, with the translated sequence MNLSSESLVEFILHCEIDAQKKSYTTPILMMIYLVTLFGNFLVILVILTNHHLQKPMYICIATLAVIDLLNSTNLIPKIVAVLLDSVTITYGACFVQMLLVLYLEGVESLLLTLMACDRFVAVVFPLRYPSLVTNKVIRNVIIFLHFVMVIFVMPYIIYMMDLAFCKSNVLNYCFCDYITMVKIACNEDPKYLIILPITCIILGVCPFAFIVLSYMIIAYAALKISSVDGKRKAFNTISTHLLVVGLFHVPLLTSYILTGTGVKLSTEAYNTMVIVGNIVPPMLNPLIYSFRNKEIKNSIYRFFKGTKTTPEINHH